From a region of the Phragmitibacter flavus genome:
- a CDS encoding riboflavin synthase — MFTGIVEVTGRVESLMFREGGARLVLKVGPMAGELSLGESVACNGCCLTVTDFDGAAGTAAFDLLIETLRVTSLGELKEGSLVNLERSLRIGDRLSGHFVQGHVDTTAEVLVLEKVREDHQFTVELPQAWAALVVHKGSICVDGMSLTIAQLEEDRMTFWITPHTFAVTNLAALSEGGMVNLEFDMLAKHMQRLVSLGR, encoded by the coding sequence ATGTTTACCGGAATTGTTGAAGTGACTGGCAGGGTGGAGAGCCTGATGTTTCGCGAGGGTGGGGCGCGGCTGGTGTTGAAGGTGGGGCCGATGGCGGGGGAGTTGAGCCTGGGGGAAAGTGTGGCCTGCAATGGGTGTTGTCTGACGGTGACGGATTTTGATGGGGCGGCGGGGACGGCGGCGTTTGATTTGTTGATTGAGACGTTGCGGGTGACGAGTTTGGGGGAGTTGAAGGAGGGGAGTTTGGTGAATCTGGAGAGGTCGTTGCGGATTGGAGACCGGTTGAGCGGACATTTTGTGCAGGGTCATGTCGACACCACGGCGGAGGTGCTAGTGCTGGAAAAGGTGAGGGAGGATCACCAGTTCACAGTGGAGTTGCCGCAGGCGTGGGCGGCGCTGGTGGTGCACAAGGGGTCGATCTGTGTCGATGGGATGAGTTTGACGATTGCCCAGTTGGAGGAAGATCGGATGACGTTTTGGATCACGCCGCACACCTTTGCGGTGACGAATCTGGCGGCGCTTTCGGAGGGCGGCATGGTGAATTTGGAGTTCGATATGCTGGCGAAGCACATGCAGCGGCTCGTGTCCTTGGGGCGCTGA
- the trxB gene encoding thioredoxin-disulfide reductase, protein MENVLIIGTGCAGYTAAIYTARANLSPLLLSGTQPGGQLTTTTEVENFPGFPEGIMGPELMMKMQSQSEKFGARIEYAQVEAVTKTDAGHFDITLEGGKVIQSKTVIVATGASPRHLGLPNEKSLIGRGLTSCATCDGAFYRNVPVAVIGGGDSAAEEATFLTRFASTVYLIHRRDELRASKIMADRALANPKIKPIWNSTVTEYLTDEKGEVRAAKIQNLVTGEESELELKCVFVAIGHVPNTKFLNGQVTLDENGYILQTKGTQTNIPGLFAAGDVADHVYRQAITAAGQGCAAALEAERYLAH, encoded by the coding sequence ATGGAAAACGTCCTCATCATCGGCACCGGCTGCGCCGGCTACACCGCCGCCATCTACACCGCCCGCGCCAACCTCAGCCCCCTCCTTCTTTCCGGCACCCAACCCGGCGGCCAGCTGACCACCACCACCGAAGTCGAAAACTTCCCCGGCTTTCCCGAAGGCATCATGGGCCCTGAACTCATGATGAAAATGCAGTCACAGTCCGAAAAATTCGGCGCGCGCATCGAATACGCCCAGGTCGAAGCCGTCACCAAAACCGACGCCGGACATTTCGACATCACTCTTGAAGGCGGCAAAGTCATCCAGTCGAAAACCGTCATCGTCGCCACCGGTGCCTCTCCGCGTCACCTCGGACTCCCCAACGAAAAATCCCTCATCGGACGCGGCCTCACCAGTTGCGCCACTTGTGACGGAGCCTTCTACCGCAACGTCCCCGTCGCCGTCATTGGCGGTGGCGACTCCGCCGCCGAAGAAGCCACCTTCCTCACCCGCTTCGCCAGCACCGTGTATCTGATCCACCGTCGCGACGAACTGCGCGCCAGCAAGATCATGGCCGACCGCGCCCTCGCCAATCCCAAGATCAAACCGATCTGGAACAGCACCGTCACCGAATACCTCACGGATGAAAAAGGCGAAGTCCGCGCCGCCAAAATTCAAAACCTCGTCACCGGAGAAGAAAGCGAACTCGAATTAAAATGCGTATTCGTCGCCATCGGCCACGTCCCCAACACCAAATTCCTCAACGGCCAGGTCACCCTGGATGAGAACGGTTACATCCTGCAAACCAAAGGCACCCAGACCAACATCCCCGGCCTCTTCGCCGCTGGTGACGTCGCCGACCACGTTTACCGCCAGGCCATCACGGCTGCCGGTCAAGGCTGCGCCGCTGCCTTGGAAGCCGAGCGTTACCTGGCTCATTAA
- a CDS encoding hemolysin family protein, protein MIDLPLVTHSVLPAMLAAMDTTLVREWNFSTNDVLWRVGLVTFLVLLNGFFVAAEFAIVKVRESQLHEAAEEGNVRAKFAQTVTKHMDAYLSATQLGITLASIGLGMAAEPLLAQMIQPWLFSVGMTSDAAVQGTAFGVAFTIITFLHVVLGELTPKSLAIRKAFATTMWVCAPLHVFLVVLKPAIFVLNGTANWLLRAVFRLDPVSEGERVHSEEELRHLVSESQRSEEVTETEKSIVLNALSLNDRYVRDLMTPRRNVISLDVDEPFEVNLKLALDSQHTRFPLVEGHLDKSIGLIHIKDLLKLVHQGGKSTADLRQIKRELLLVPEMMSIDKLLRYFQQKHAHMALAVDEYGSGVGIVTLDNVVEEIVGDINDEFDIVEKPKFNRLSESEFEVEGSLNLYELNELCDLELESDEVTTIGGYVTHVLGHFPELGETLMIGQYEVTTTGVEARRVVSLLFKRVELSDEVVESDEVVKNER, encoded by the coding sequence ATGATCGACCTCCCTTTAGTTACCCATTCAGTGCTGCCAGCGATGTTGGCGGCCATGGACACCACTTTGGTGCGCGAATGGAATTTTTCGACCAATGACGTGCTCTGGCGGGTGGGATTGGTGACGTTTTTGGTTTTGCTGAACGGATTTTTCGTGGCGGCAGAGTTCGCCATTGTGAAGGTGCGTGAGAGTCAGTTGCATGAGGCGGCTGAGGAGGGGAATGTGCGGGCAAAGTTTGCACAGACGGTGACGAAGCACATGGATGCTTATTTATCGGCGACGCAGCTGGGCATCACGCTGGCAAGCATCGGTTTGGGGATGGCGGCGGAGCCATTGTTGGCACAGATGATCCAGCCTTGGTTGTTTTCGGTGGGCATGACCAGTGACGCCGCCGTGCAGGGAACCGCATTTGGCGTGGCGTTTACGATCATTACCTTTCTGCATGTGGTGCTGGGGGAACTGACGCCGAAGTCGCTGGCGATTCGGAAGGCGTTTGCCACGACGATGTGGGTGTGTGCGCCTTTGCATGTGTTTTTGGTGGTGCTGAAACCGGCAATTTTTGTATTGAACGGCACGGCGAACTGGCTGTTGCGGGCGGTGTTCCGGCTGGACCCGGTGAGCGAGGGGGAGCGGGTGCATTCGGAGGAGGAATTGCGGCACCTGGTTTCAGAGAGTCAGCGTTCGGAAGAGGTGACGGAGACGGAGAAGAGCATCGTGTTGAATGCGCTGTCACTAAATGACCGTTACGTGCGGGATTTGATGACACCGCGGCGGAATGTGATTTCGCTGGATGTGGATGAGCCGTTTGAGGTGAACTTGAAGCTGGCCTTGGATTCACAGCACACACGGTTTCCGTTAGTTGAAGGGCATCTCGACAAGAGCATTGGGTTGATCCACATCAAGGACCTCTTGAAGCTGGTTCATCAGGGTGGCAAGAGCACGGCGGACTTGCGTCAGATCAAACGTGAACTGCTGCTGGTGCCTGAGATGATGTCGATCGACAAGTTACTGCGCTATTTCCAGCAGAAGCATGCGCACATGGCGCTGGCGGTGGATGAGTATGGTAGCGGGGTGGGGATTGTGACGCTGGACAACGTGGTCGAAGAGATCGTGGGCGATATCAATGATGAGTTCGACATCGTGGAGAAACCGAAGTTTAACCGGTTGAGCGAAAGCGAGTTTGAGGTGGAGGGTTCGCTGAATCTTTATGAGCTGAACGAGCTTTGCGATCTTGAACTGGAGAGCGATGAGGTGACCACGATTGGTGGTTACGTGACCCATGTGCTGGGGCACTTCCCTGAGCTAGGTGAGACCTTGATGATTGGTCAGTATGAGGTGACGACGACGGGGGTGGAAGCCCGTCGCGTGGTTTCACTGTTGTTCAAGCGGGTGGAGTTGTCCGATGAAGTCGTCGAGAGCGATGAGGTGGTGAAGAACGAGCGGTAG
- a CDS encoding FmdB family zinc ribbon protein → MPTYQYIAEDPEKGCLRCKRGFDLRRPISRPPLTVCPLCKAPVKKLISQVNTPRVTKPTSISDAKSAGFTVLEKRCDGSYERL, encoded by the coding sequence ATGCCGACTTATCAATACATCGCTGAAGATCCAGAGAAGGGCTGCCTTCGCTGCAAGCGGGGTTTTGATCTGCGCCGTCCGATCAGTCGTCCGCCGCTGACGGTGTGTCCTTTGTGCAAGGCACCGGTCAAAAAACTCATTTCCCAAGTAAATACTCCCCGAGTCACTAAACCCACTTCCATCTCAGACGCCAAGAGCGCCGGTTTTACGGTGCTGGAAAAGCGATGTGATGGCTCTTATGAAAGACTTTAA
- the rpsN gene encoding 30S ribosomal protein S14, which yields MAKTCWIERNKRKQKTVDKYAKLRAELKAKGDYMGLTLLPRDASPTRLVNRCRVSGRRRAFIRRFEMSRLTFREMASQGLIPGVTKSSW from the coding sequence ATGGCTAAGACCTGCTGGATTGAACGTAACAAGCGCAAGCAAAAAACTGTCGACAAATATGCCAAGCTCCGTGCCGAGCTTAAGGCTAAAGGTGATTACATGGGTTTGACCCTGTTGCCACGTGACGCCAGCCCTACCCGCTTGGTAAACCGTTGCCGTGTTTCCGGTCGCCGCCGCGCTTTCATCCGCCGCTTCGAGATGTCACGTCTCACCTTCCGCGAAATGGCCTCCCAAGGGCTGATTCCAGGGGTTACGAAGTCGAGCTGGTAA
- the trpC gene encoding indole-3-glycerol phosphate synthase TrpC: MNKLEEIIAYKHTEVQRLLPRMEKLRAAAALRNDHRSLYDALRADETRLGLIAEVKKASPSAGVIQADFDYLTIARSYEKGGATALSVLTDEKYFQGRLDYMTTIRREVSIPVLRKDFMVHEAQIYEAVVAGADAILLIVAALDQATLVHLMDVAYTFQMDVLVEVHNLEELERALDTDVRILGINNRNLKAFTVDLATTEELAEEVPEDVVLVSESGIKSVADAVRLAACGADALLVGETLMRHEHPIEMARALRVEKQLMLE, translated from the coding sequence ATGAACAAGCTCGAAGAAATCATCGCCTACAAACACACCGAGGTGCAGCGTCTGCTGCCGAGAATGGAAAAATTGCGCGCTGCGGCGGCGCTCCGAAATGATCACCGCTCGCTCTATGATGCGCTGCGGGCGGATGAGACGAGGCTGGGGTTGATTGCCGAGGTGAAGAAGGCGTCGCCATCGGCGGGGGTGATTCAGGCGGATTTTGATTACCTGACGATTGCGCGCAGCTACGAAAAGGGCGGGGCGACGGCGCTGTCGGTGTTGACCGATGAGAAATATTTTCAGGGTCGGCTGGATTACATGACGACGATTCGTCGTGAGGTGTCGATTCCGGTGCTGCGCAAGGACTTCATGGTGCATGAGGCGCAGATTTATGAAGCGGTGGTGGCGGGGGCGGATGCGATTCTGCTGATCGTGGCGGCGCTGGACCAGGCGACGCTGGTGCATTTGATGGATGTTGCTTACACATTCCAGATGGATGTGCTGGTGGAGGTGCACAATTTGGAGGAGTTGGAGCGGGCGTTGGACACGGACGTGAGGATTTTGGGGATCAACAACCGGAACTTGAAGGCTTTTACGGTGGATCTGGCAACGACGGAGGAACTGGCGGAGGAGGTTCCGGAGGATGTGGTGCTGGTGAGTGAGAGCGGAATCAAGTCGGTGGCGGATGCGGTGCGTCTGGCGGCATGTGGGGCGGATGCGCTGTTGGTAGGGGAAACGCTGATGCGGCATGAGCATCCGATTGAAATGGCGCGGGCGCTGCGGGTGGAGAAGCAGTTGATGCTGGAGTGA